TTATATTGATGCCGTTCTTTTGCACAACCTCCCATGTTATGCAGTAGGGCAACCAAATGAGGTAGCCACACCAAGTGCAGAGCAACTGATCAAAATTTCAACCTGCGCAAGCTAAACTTCATTCCAAACTGCTGACCTAACCTTTAGTTTGTGGGATGCTCTTTGTGCTTTATCTGCTAAACATAAACAATTCAAAGGCACCACATCATGGTTGAACTACCAGCATAAATAAAGTTCATCCAATCCATCAAACAACTAAACATAACCATGATTTGTGGCAATGGCCGAATAAAAAAGTTCATTAAAAAAATGGTGGACCAAAAGCCATCATAGTTTACAAGCATGCACTAGCACCGTCATCATGGGCACCACCATTGCTGCCGCCACCATCACCAAACTTAGCCAAGATGCTCTCACGAGTTAACTCCAAATATTGTCTTGCCTTCTCGCTCATCTTCCTAGGATCCATGAATATAACAACACGTTCCTAGATGACCCTCTTGTCTCTTTGCTCCTCAGTCTCGAATGCAAgcctttgctcctaaatctcaagaTTTTTTCCTCGGCCTCCAGTGCAAGCCTTTGCACCTCAAGTTCAAACCTTCTTTTCTTCCACTAACACCTTTCTTTCCCCGGTCGTCGTCTTTGCCTTCCACTTCTcctccatcatcttcatcttatagaaacaagtcatcttctcctccttTGGATTGGCCGTCAATGCCCTTTTCACCCACACCATCACAATAAACTCTTCCTTGTATGCTTCTTGGGTAGCTTTGATTTTTTGTTTTCATCTAGTCGGACTTGAGAGTTGATGGGTTCTCtaccaagtcatcatcatcaacaacttgggtgttgaaaggacgtggatgtcgcctagaggggggggggtgaataggcgctttaaaataattacggtttaggcttgaacaaatgcggaataaaactaacgtttaatttgtcaagcacaaaacctacaacaactaggctcacctatgtgcaccaacaacttatgctaagcaagataaacaactaagtgataacaagatatatgacaataaacactaTGGCtaacacaaagtaaagtgcataagtaaagggttcgggtaagagataaccgaggcacgtggagacgatgatgtatcccgaagttcacacccttgcggatgctaatctctgttggagcggtgtggaggcacaatgctcccgaagatgccactaaggccaccgtaatctcctcacgccctcgcacaatgcaagatgctgtgattccattaagggacccttgaggacggtcaccaaacccgtacaaatagcaacccttgggggcggttaccggtacccgtacaaattgctcggggcaatatccacaacctaattggagacctcgacgcttgcccggagctttacaccacaatgattgagctccaagacaccaccaagcttataggacaccaaagcatccacgaagaacaatctctagggtactaagtaccaaaaggtaatatggattctcaaacttcacttccacgtatcaccgtggagaactcaaaccaatgcaactcatgcaatggcaagaacatacaaagtgatcaagtccctcacactcaaatccctccacaacaacaaaagctatggagaaatatgagaggaataacaaggagctcacaaaaaactccaagatcaagatccaagtggttcccctcacaaagaggagaaaatgattggtggagatgtagatctagatctcctctctcttttccctcaagaacaagcaagaatcattggagggattgagagttagcaagctctaagaaggtcaacaatgggggaagaacatgagctcaacagatagataagtccaagggggaagaagaccccctttatatagcgggGGAAGAAATCAAACCGttaccccacttacagcccgagcacagcggtactaccgctagaccctggcggtactacctctagccctggcggtactacctctagagaaagtcttcgcaaaaagtccgacgaagattaaccgctcagagagaggtactaccgtcccgaagcggtactaccgcccacccgaagcggtactatgctagggagcggtagtaagaaattactaccgctccgggagcggtactacagctccgggggcggtactaccgctacaggagcggtactaccgctggcaccaggagcggtactaccgctggatactgaatctgctctaactttcgcatacggactctgatttcaacgaaaccaagtttattggaaagctaacgacatgggctaacacaatcttgatagaaatatcaataagaagaaagtgataaaagtcccataagaaaatggtgagaacccttcttcgaataagaccggtaaatactcccaacatcgaaaacatcatagaagatgcatatggactccattttcgatgaactcgagcttttcatgaagatgaccataagctctaaaactcacaaagagaaacaacaaataagaaccaagaagtatgatgcaaggatggaaatggtttgagctctcaacgaacgatacgatcgagctactcacttgagagccccccttgacagaacgacaatctatcctaaaacagaaaacctatcaagggcaaacctataccttgcacctcgtcctcttgagctagatgacgaatatcttggcttcctcaagatggaccaccttcttgattgcgttggtttgatgaagactagttgattgctcccccatacacaacatgggtgagccgctcttcagtatatcttcacaagtccattgccaccacaatggacggcaggcttcaagcatgatatcttcgtgctaatccacttgaacttgcacaccgcaatcttgatgacgatcaccacttgacgtcatccttcatgggttgtatgagatcttcctctagacgcaagcccatggagacacacctaacccccacatagaactctcacgaagaccatgggttagtacacaaacacgcaaTGGACAATGctcaccataccatgggatcacttgatccctctcggtacatcttatacgctttgtatgagatcttcctctagacgcaagaccatggagacacacctaaccccacatagaactctcacgaagaccatgggttagtacacaaacacgtaatggacaatgcttaccataccatgggatcacttgatccctctcggtacattttgtacgctttgtgtgttcatcatcttgatttactctttgtctcagatcttgatcaaccttgtgtctatatgaccattctttggataataccttgaataccatcttggtcatcatataaactccttgaacccaacagatggacttcaagaagtgcctatggacaaatcctataaatataacttaaggcaaccattaatcCATAGGAatcgtcatcaattaccaaaaacacatatggagatatatgctctaacaggtgTTGAGCCTTTGCCTCTTTGGTGTTGTTTCAAAGTTCCTTCTGGCCCACTTCTCATTTCCAATAAGCTCCTTGTAGCAATGATGCAAAAGTGAAGATTTTCCCTCCATTTCTCTTGTTTATTTCCTTGTAAAGAGCCTGAATTAATGATGTGCTCATACTCGTGCTTGGGGATTCCTCTTGGCGGCACAAGGTTGACTTGCTCAACATATCTGGACCACCGGATGCATTGGTCTTGGATCACATTCCGATGATGAGTGAGAGAACCAATTATGCGGTAGGAGGGAACGAACACATTGCTATTCTAGTATTCCTCAATCCTCCCCTAAAATTGTTTTATCAGCCTTGACCATGGCATCAAGCGAGATGTTAATCCAAGCTTCATACAAAACTTTATCTTCCACATTGTTGTAGTTGCACGACCTACTCCTCTTTTTCAATGTTTGGGTGTCCGCCCTTCCACCCCCTCAACCGCATCCACTGTCTCGGCATTTCTCCTGATCTCTTGGGAATATGCCATGGACATTGCAATGTCGTTGAGGCTGAGTGTGTGGTTTGCGCTCAATTGTTCCATGAGACTGTCTATAAAAAACCAGCAATCAATATCACATCATGCATCATTCAATTGATCAattgcaaaagaaaaagaaagaaaaaagaaacttgCGGTGTTTTCCTCGAGCATGTCAACCTTGCTCCTTCTCTAGTTCGAATCGGGCTCCTCTTTGGTCACGAGAGGTGGACGGGGTGGCGGCGCAGCTGCACATGGCCAAGTGGTAGGCGTCAATGCGGCGGGAGACCGATGGGAAGGCGTCAGGTGACCActaccttctttttcttcttctcccgtCGTAGTTGTGTTGTCCACCGCCTTGATCAAGAGTAGACGGTCTAGTTTGTCGGTTAGTTGCGCGATGGGTGGccgtgtggtggtggtggagcgagTGGCGACCGAAAGCTCTCAATGATGTTCTTGCCTTGGCAGCGCCATTTGGGTCCTTGCGGCCCAAAATTCGTGGTCGGCGATGGATCTCGAGCGCCGACGAGGAGGGCAAGGGCGTGTTAGGGGTGGGGCTATCCATTCTAGTCATCATTGATTTTTTAAGCatcgtttttgttttcttttgcccaAAAACCAGgaattttttttcatgaaaatctctACATAAGTAGACAATTTGTCAATACTTGTTGTCGAcaattttttttttcaattttaatGATGATGAGGTAGCATTTGGTCTCGCTAGTAAAAACATCATGTTGATTTCAATCACAAATGTAAAACTTGTTATGTTTGGACTGTGTTGtctaaaacagaggcacgaatAACACTCTCGTCTTGTTCTTTGtcagtcaataaagtttattgaGTATAAAAAGAAAACATAGCAAGAACATTGATTACTTGCTACACTTTATCTCTCCGTTTGATCACGTGCACCTCCCCCTAGATTGACGGGGTCGGGTTCACTAGCCATTGAAACAATGGTAGGGCAAATCATCAAATCCTAAATAAAGTGAAACAAATCATCTAATCCCTCAATTTAGAATTTCCTCAAAAATCATTAATTTAGAATAAATACTACTCacagtactactccctccgttatgTTTGGAGTAGTATATTTTCAGTACGATTTCAATACGACACAAAATAGTGGCCATGGATCACATCTCGTCTGTAGGCTGGAGCCATCGACTTGGTCGTACGAAAATCGTACTGTACGAGGAACAATCGTCTCCAGAGTAATTTCGAATCCAAATCGGCTCCGGCGGGCGGCGGCCATATCTACATCTCCACCCTTCCTGGAAACACAAATCCTCGAGACAGCCAAGGCGAGAGCCCCAATCTTCTTGCCCCCCTGGCCTCTGCCGTTAAAAAGAAAAATACTTCTTGGCCCTGCGTCCGTTGACCTGCAAAGCTCCGCTCCCCAATCTCTCTGCCCTCGCAGCAGGCAGCTCGGCGGCCAATGGCGCAGGACGATCCGGTTGTTTCTGCGCAATGGCTGCAGCAGCACCTAGGGCAGCCCGATATCAAGGTGAAGTAATCTCTCGTCTGCTTCTCGTTTCCCCCCTTCTGTTCTGGGAGGAATATCAATCTCCTTTCTTTGTTAGCAGTCAAACAGTTCAGCGGTCTGTTCTTGATTTCTCATCATCCAGTTTATCCTCATTGTGCGTGGGAGACTCTGCTGATTACCATCAGAAGCAACTGTGACTTAATTATTTATTACCACTGTTATTTTACTCTCTGCCATGATGtttttatagcattcttgttgtgTCCAAGAAAGGATTAAGGTGAACCTGTGTTGTTTTTAACATTGGACTAACTCTGTTTCAGGTATTGGATGCTTCCTGGTACATGCCACATGAGAGCAGGGACCCATGGCAAGAATACCAGGTTTCTTTCTGGAACAGCCGTAATGTTCATTGTTCCTCCCCTTTTGTGGCAATGTTTCTCCCAGCTAAGATATTCGGATATGATCAGGTGGCCCATATTCCCGGCGCGCTGTTCTTCGACATCGATGGAATCGTCGATCGGGCGACTGATGTGAGAAATGCTTCCAGATTGTAATTCGTTTCTCGTTTGCGCAATCTTTTGACTCGAGTAAATAAGAACCAACAGTTTCTTTTCTTGGAGTTATGGCGAATTGGGAATTGTTCTAATACAATGattttctgtcttcggtctttcaCCGTATGCACACCAGCATACGGATATAGACATTTGACTTATTTTTACTGGATGCAATTGTTTCAGTTGCCACACATGCTGCCATCAGAAGAGGCTTTTGCAGCGGCTGTTTCTGCACTTGGTATCAATAACCATGATAAAGTTATTGTTTATGATGGAAAGGGCTTCTTCAGTGCACCTCGTGTTTGGTGGTAAGCAGGATGCTGCATTAATTGACTTTAATTAAATGAAAAAATCTGCTAAAGTCGCCAATGCACAGAGAATTATGATAGCTTACTTTAAGCACTATagttttgaacatgagataaaaaTAATGAAGTATACATGCAATGGGAAGACATGATAAATAATTCTCGATTATGGCGAATATCATGCCTCAAATTTAAAGGCTGCAATGTCATGGTTTTATCTATTTTGGTGTGTCGCACAAGGCACATTGAATCTGTCTCTATTCAACAAAAGGTTAACTGCGTGAATGAATAAACACAGACACACTCGAAGTTTACCTGGCAAACATGCCTGACGTCATTCTCTGCCTTACTTAAGTAACATTTCAACCTCTATGGCCCTGTTTGGTTCCATGGGCtagagttagtttgagctagtttgggttcaactagccctaaagtatccaaacataagggttagattggagctagttgcatctaacccatccaaaaaaactatcccacccaagaggtgctaattggagctagttctcatggggttcattaaaaaatatttttctctctctctcccaccagccaagagatgctaattggagctagttctcatggggctcattaaaaaatcacttttctctttccataaagtgcatctattgtcaatctaacccttccatccaaacacctatttggctagagttagtttagggttagtcatgagctagaaactaactctaaccactagctaagctagagtatccaaacagggcctatatGCAAAAACTGATGAGTTTTATGCGTCATGCATCAACTAAAAGGATGTTCAGAGTTCTTGGACACGATAAAGTTTGGGTCTTAGATGGAGGTTTCCCTCAGTGGCAAGCTTCTGGATTCAGTCTTGGAAGCAGCTGCCTTGATGATGCAGTTCTGAAGTACAGAGCTGCTAATAGTGCTGTTGAATCAGCTTATAATGGTGAATCGGTAAGATATCTCTTAAGATGGTATGGCTATCTTACCGTCAACTCGTTTTTCTtactgagtaattatgctttcatTTTTGCAGACAAATGCTGCTACATTTCAGACAGAGTTTCGACCTCAGCTATTCTGGACACTAGAAAAGGTTTGCTATCCATCTTAACTGAAAACCTAAGTCGCTTTGTTTTAACTGAAACTTTCTCTAAGTcgctttgttttacctgaaactTTCTTGCGTCCATATAGATGCAGATAAATAATAAACCGGATCATGGATTGCTCACATCATTGTTAGTTGGGATTGTTTATATGTCATGATATTTCTTTTAAGTATCCTGAAAAGATTTTACCTTTtgtaatatttgaaaaatatgaaGATGATATAACTCAGTGGCACACAAGTATCTTGATTATCAGGGTGTATGTTGAGCCATTCTGTCTGTGTAAACAGGTCAAACACAACACAGCTGCTAAGGTTCACCAAGTAGTTGATGCCCGAGCGAAGGGCAGGTAACCTCTTTCTTTTAACTATTTGCTAGCTTAGGCTTTTTCTCAGCTGTAAAATTTTGCGCCATCTTGCTTTCTCTATCTAAGACAAAACAACGCGTGTTTGAGAAAACAAAATGTAGCTGCCCGATCAATGGGCAGGTAAAATCTCTTAACTTTCATTATGTGAATATTCTGATTGGAAGAGCAGATTATTGAAGCTCTAATCATAATTAATGTAGCGTACAACTTTCTTGCAATAACGAAGTTTAAAGATTTCCTTTAATATGAAAAAGTTGATGACAATGGTATTTGTGGTTCACACAGATATTATGGTTCATCTCACGTTCTATTAAAGGTTTTTGTCTTATGTGTCTACCTTCAAAACTTAATGTAACTAAACATGATGACATTTCTTATTCTTGTGGATCTCCCCCAAAAGTTATCTCTAGTTTCTTATTGTTGTCATGAAATGATTTAGAAATTTCATTCGCAGATTTGATGGCGTAATGCCAGAACCAAGGGAAGGAGTAAGAAGTGGGCATATACCTGGAACTAAATGTGTTCCATTCCCTGAGGTTGGTATAGTGCAACTGTGCAATATATCACATAATACTTGGATAACCACAAATACCAAAGAATTGACACTGTTTGGTCTTCTCCCAGATGTTTGATAGTGCACAAATGCTCCTCCCTGCAGATGATTTATCAAATAAGTTTGAGCAAGCAGGTCTGCATTCTGTTTCATCTAACAGTTCTAGTCCGAAACTCGTAGTTTACCCATGGCCTTTAACCCTTTACTGTGCAAGAAAAAAATACTTCCACAATCTGTACAATACTGAAAGTAGAACAATATTTGATCTTCTGACCTAAGAAGCATAATCTGCTTAGGGATGCTGTATGTGTACATCAAGTTCACCAAGCAATAGCAATAATAGCATATTGTCTGATGTTTCTCCAGGGATTTCGCTTGATCACCCGATTGTCGTCACATGTGGATCTGGCGTAACTGCCTGCATACTTGCCCTGGTCTGGAAATCTTGCATGCTCTTCTTGGATATATCTTTGAGACGTTGACCCTGCCCAGCAGTCTCTAACAATATCTCTTTACAGGGGCTCTATAGAGTCGGCAAGCATGACGTTCCAGTTTATGACGGATCTTGGACAGAATGGGAAGCGCAGCCCGATAGTGATTACCCAAAAGTTGCTTCAACTTCCCCTTAAATCAACCATTCTGTAGTGATGAATGCAGGTGTTGCATTCTGCAGCATTCAGCTCAGTCGTCATCACAATGATACTTCTCTGTAGCAAACCTTGCACCAAAGTCGGTACAAAGGCTATAGGGGAAAAGGGAGATACCTATTGTACATGGCCAATGGCTATAGGCCGATAACGTGGAAATCCTGCGGCAATTTTTGGGAGCTCAACATTAATTTTGCAATAATGTTGTACTTAACGAAATCttcatttgaaaacaagattattCGTCTGAATTGATtatgttttggagttgtgcacAGCGAGTGTGGAGCAACTGATCAAAATTTCAACCCGCGCTAGCCAATGCAACCAAAAATCCGAACTGATAAAAATGATCAAACAATCCACGTATACACTTTAACACCCCTTCTCACATGTGGCGTGAAAAGTCAACATGTCATGTCCGTTTTGTGACCATTGTTAACCTTCATGCACATATACACTTTAACACATCCTCTCTCGTGTGGCACGAGAACCACACGAGAAGTCAACATGTCATGTCCGCTATGTGACCATTGTTAACCTTAAtgcacatatacacttcaacactCCTTCATTTTTTTGGATAAATTGTAAAAGCCAggatttgaactcaagacctcggccctgataccatgttaagcttcatgcggtAGCCAACGCAGCCAAAAGTCCGAATTGATGAAAAGGATCAgacaatccacatatacacttcaacaccccCTCTCATGTGTGACGTGAAAAGTCAACACGTGAATAGACTCAGTGGTATGACTCAAGAGGCCTATAAGTGGACACAAAGGGGGGTGGACAACTACAATTTTTGGGTAAGTTGCAAAAAAACAcgatttgaactcaagacctcgGCCCCGATactatgttaagcttcatgcgctagccaacgcaaccaaacgtCTGAACTGATTAAAAGGGTCAgacaatccacatatacactttAACACCCCTCTCAAGTGCCATGTGTAAAGTCAACATGTAAATAGACTCAGATGTATGACTCAAGAGGCCTATACGTGAACAAAGGCGGACATCATCAATTTTTGGATACATTATGAAAGCTAgggcttgaactcaagacctcggattctgataccatgttaagattcatgcactagccaacgcaaccaaaaaatCCAAACTAATGGAGAGAGACAAACAACAAGACCCCCTTACGTCTAGTCTATTTTAGTCTCTAGACGTAGAATCAATGTAGGTCGTAGAATCATTTTTTTAATACTGCTTTGGCAGagtcttgaactcaagaccttttgGATCGAAAAACATATTGAATTCATGCTCCAGCCagttgctccaaaaattcaaACTGATGGAAAGGACCGGACAATCCACATACGCACTTCAACAACCTTGAGGATGAGACCATCTTCTATAGAAGATTTGGGATGCAAGGAACAAGAAAGTCTTCCAAAGCCTTGAGATCGATGCAAGTAGTACTATTACTATTTTTTTGCGGAATAAGTAGTATTGTTACTATTAAAGCTATTCTAGATTATTTGATTGTTTGGACTTATTGGCTTAAGTCTGAAATTCTCATACTTGACTTATTTCTGCTGAACAACCGctaagagaggaacatatgcagcTAGTTAACACTAATGTTGAGGATCTCATACTTGAGTTAAACTTGAAAGCTATCCTGACACATGAGAAGTTAGTGGAACTACCATCCAAGATGGACCCTATGGAGATAGAGCAACTTGGCCCTCAAGGTCTCACTGTGATACTCCCAACCATAAACAGGGGTCCCATGGAACTACCTTTCATATCTGATTCACATACAAATCTTCTCAACTACCAATGTGCAAACTTAGGTGGGACACTGACATGAACGCTCCCCTGGCTTCCGCACACCTTACTATCTGAACTCATCTACAGAGTCACACCTTTCTCATGATGTTGTCTCAAAAGATTTGGCAGCTGATCAACTCCACGAAAGAACAGACGAAGAATTGCTGGGAAAAGAGCTGCTCTTTGGAACAAGCACTTTGCTCCTACTATTGATAGTAAAGAGGTAATTCAAGTCCCTATTGAATGGGTTAATTTTCTAGCAGTGGCTCTCATTACACCGGTTAATTTGAATGGCCCAAGAAGTTTACCACCTCTAAAGTCTGGGAATATATTATACAAGGAACTGAATCTAATAGGACAAAACCTTTTGTTATTCCTGATGTTTGCATCATAGATTCCCTTTATTCTTGCTAGGACAGCTTCCTAGCACAGGATCAGGAAAATCATTCCTCTACGCCTTCTGGAGGCACTACTGGACTAGGAGAGGGACACTTTGCTTCCTCCACTTTCTGCTATGCAAGGCaccaagaagaggaaggagaaagaTCCTTTAGTTGAAACTGAGGTAAGAAGAAGCTGCAGACTTCAAGCTATTCAGAAAGGATATAAGAAAAACGTTTCTTTAGACAGATTCTGAGTATCTTGTCATGCTGTTCCTCCAACTATTCTTGGCAAAGTCATTAAGAATTTGAATACCTCCTTTTGCAAGGTTAACATCTAGGAGGAAAGGCCAACACAACCAAAAGGGGGCAACAAAAAACTGAAAACCTCATCCAATGGCACAACTTCTAGTGCTTGCAGCAAGGTCAAGAGCACTAGCCTGAGCAATTGAATCAGCTCTTTAGTCCTAGTTTATACCCTCGTATGTAATGatgtggctgatacgtctccaacatatctataatttttggttgttccatgctgatatattatcattctagaatacttttgggatatttatttaccatttatattatttttgagcactaacctattgacttagtgtccagtgccagttgctattttctgtgtgtttttcactttgcaggttttccataccaaacgaggtccaattgccgtgaaatattttggtgttttttatggaccaaaagaatacCAACGAGCATCAGAAGAAGGATGTAGgactcacgaggggcccacaagccaacaaggcgcaaccttggggggggggttgatggcttgtgcctcccgactctgttctttggctcataaattctcatctaccctaaaaacatcagggggagtcccgaaacaccttttacaccgccgcaagtctctgttccgacgagaggccatctagagctccgttccggcaccctgccagaggggggatcaatcctggagggcctcttcatcaaccttgttgccctcacgatgatgtgtgagtagttcaccatagacctacaggtccatagtcaCTACCTAGATGGCaccctctctctttgatcttcaatacaatgatcatcgcatcttcactttgatcgtatgatgtaattccttttgtgcgatgcgtttgttgggatctgataaattgtgggtttatgttcagattattcatgataaatattttagtcacctctaaatacttatatgattcttaggtgcatgattatgatagcgttgtggtaggttcaacctggcgaatttctatatcctagtgacagaaggggacaagttgtgtctttgtgttgctgctactaaggataaaacgatggggtttattcatattgcttgagtttactttgtctacatcatgtcatcgttctccatgcattactctattttacttaatactctagatgcatgttggatagtagtcgatgagtggagtgttggaaatatgccccagaggcaataataaattggttattattatatttccttgttcatgataattgtctattattcatgctataattgtattaaccggaaatcataatacatgtgtgaatatatagatcacaatgtgtccctagtgagcctctagttggctagctcgttgatcaatagatgatcatggtttcctgatcatggacattggatgtcattgataatgggatcacattattggggaatgatgtgatggacaagacccaatcataagcatagcactagatcgtgttgttcgtctgctaaagcttttctaatgtcaagtatcatttccttagaccatgagattgtgcaactctcggataccgtaggagtgatttgagtgtatcaaacgtcacaacgtagctgggtgattataaaggtgcactacgggtatctccgaaagtgtctgttgggttgtacgaatcgagactgggatttgttactccgtgtgacggagtggtatctctaggcccactcggtaatccatcatcatattgagctcagtgtgactaaggagttagccacgggatgatgtgttacggaaggagtaaagagacttgccagtaacgagattgaacaaggtatagagataccgagatcgaatctcgggcaagtatcataccgatagacaaagggaattgcataggagattgattgaatccttgacatcgtggttcatccgatgagatcaacattgaacatgtgggaaccaacatggatatctagaccccccctattggttattggccagagagatgtctcggtcatgtctgcatgtctccctaaCCCGTAAGatctacacacttatggttcgatgtgttgggaaacgtcgcatgggaaacaaaaattttcctacgcgcacgaagacctatcatggtgatgtccatctacgagaggggatgagtgatctacgtacccttgtagaccgtacagcaaaagcgttagagaacgcggttgatgtagtggaacgtcctcacg
This genomic stretch from Hordeum vulgare subsp. vulgare chromosome 6H, MorexV3_pseudomolecules_assembly, whole genome shotgun sequence harbors:
- the LOC123401099 gene encoding thiosulfate/3-mercaptopyruvate sulfurtransferase 1, mitochondrial-like isoform X2 — its product is MAQDDPVVSAQWLQQHLGQPDIKVLDASWYMPHESRDPWQEYQVAHIPGALFFDIDGIVDRATDLPHMLPSEEAFAAAVSALGINNHDKVIVYDGKGFFSAPRVWWMFRVLGHDKVWVLDGGFPQWQASGFSLGSSCLDDAVLKYRAANSAVESAYNGESTNAATFQTEFRPQLFWTLEKVKHNTAAKVHQVVDARAKGRFDGVMPEPREGVRSGHIPGTKCVPFPEMFDSAQMLLPADDLSNKFEQAGISLDHPIVVTCGSGVTACILALGLYRVGKHDVPVYDGSWTEWEAQPDSDYPKVASTSP
- the LOC123401099 gene encoding thiosulfate/3-mercaptopyruvate sulfurtransferase 1, mitochondrial-like isoform X1, yielding MAQDDPVVSAQWLQQHLGQPDIKVLDASWYMPHESRDPWQEYQVAHIPGALFFDIDGIVDRATDLPHMLPSEEAFAAAVSALGINNHDKVIVYDGKGFFSAPRVWWAYMQKLMSFMRHASTKRMFRVLGHDKVWVLDGGFPQWQASGFSLGSSCLDDAVLKYRAANSAVESAYNGESTNAATFQTEFRPQLFWTLEKVKHNTAAKVHQVVDARAKGRFDGVMPEPREGVRSGHIPGTKCVPFPEMFDSAQMLLPADDLSNKFEQAGISLDHPIVVTCGSGVTACILALGLYRVGKHDVPVYDGSWTEWEAQPDSDYPKVASTSP